Part of the Labilibaculum antarcticum genome, TTTTTGATTGTGGTAATAATTTTTTCGGTGTTGCTCTCGAAATTACCAATATGATAGTTTAATTGGGCTAATGCTATTTTCATACTTAAAGGATATGAGTCCCGAAATCTTCGGGCTGAGAAGTAAGATGATTTAATCTAGAGTCTCATTTTTTTTAATTGTTTCTAAAGCTGTTTTGTTTTTTCAACTTGAGCAAATTTAGTGATAAAAATATGGAATAGGTATTCCTTCTATCGGCAAAAACGAAACAATGGCAAATTAATTAGTCCATAATATTTGTCAAGCCATTATAAGGAAAAACCGATTTTAGAACAGGGCTTAACTTATTTTTAATATTTTTGAGAAACACAAGTACAGTTACCACCTAATATTATTAATAAGAATGCAGTTGAACCATTATAGAAATGTAAATAAGAGTCTTTTAATCTTGTTGATTGGTTTTCTTTTTTCATGTAACTCAGGACCCAAAAGACCTGATGTTTCTGATATTGATGTGAAAGTGAAAATTCAAAGATTCGATCAAGAACTTTTCTCGATAAAAACAAATTCCGATTTAAAATTGGTAAGACAGCGATATGCTGAAGTTTTACCTTTGTACAGTAACAAAGTGATAGGTTTGGGTGATTCGAATGATCCTAACTATATGGAATATTTGAATCAATTTTTGTCCGATTCAACAATGAGGGAGGTTGCCGATAGCGTTGCGAAAAAATTTCCGACTCTAAATAAAGTAGAGAAGGAGCTGGAAATGGCGTTAAAACACTTGAAATACTATTTTCCCGAAAAACGGATTCCTGATTGTTACTCTCAGATTTCTGGTTTTAATCAGTCGATTGTTGTTGCTCAAAATATTGTTGGAATAAGTTTGGATAAGTATTTAGGGAAAGACTGTGCCTTTTACTCCTATTTGGGAACACCGATGTATGCCCGTGGAAATATGATCCCTGAAAGAATTGCTCAGGATGTTATTCTTGCATATGCTTTAACGGAATTTCCTTTTCAGGCCCATAAAGATGATTTGATCAGTAATATGATTTATCAGGGAAAGGTAAGATACTTTGTACAGGCTATGATGCCGGACAAGTCTGAGGCTGATGTGATGAAATATTCGCAGGAAGAATTGGATTGGTGTGAGGTGAATGCTGAATTAATGTGGGGATACATTATCGAACAAAAGCATTTGTTCACTACTGATTACCGCACCGTAATTAAGTATATAAATGATGGACCCTTTACGCCGGGAATGCCACAGGAATCACCTTCCAGAACAGGTATTTGGATTGGATGGCAGATTGTGAAAGAATATATGGCAAAACACCCGAAATATAGTATTAATCAATTGATGCTTGAAAATGATTATGCTACGCTTTTGCGGGAATCTGCTTATCAGCCTTAAAAACAATAGAAATGAAATGTCCATAATTGAATAATTATTCACTCAGACATGAGTATGATTATTAAGTCAAGGTGAGTTCCATCTAACAACTGCATGAAAATTAGATATAGATGAAAATAGCATTGATTCAGTTTGCGCCTGTTTTTGGTGATGTAAAATCAACGATAGAATCCTTA contains:
- the gldB gene encoding gliding motility lipoprotein GldB; translation: MQLNHYRNVNKSLLILLIGFLFSCNSGPKRPDVSDIDVKVKIQRFDQELFSIKTNSDLKLVRQRYAEVLPLYSNKVIGLGDSNDPNYMEYLNQFLSDSTMREVADSVAKKFPTLNKVEKELEMALKHLKYYFPEKRIPDCYSQISGFNQSIVVAQNIVGISLDKYLGKDCAFYSYLGTPMYARGNMIPERIAQDVILAYALTEFPFQAHKDDLISNMIYQGKVRYFVQAMMPDKSEADVMKYSQEELDWCEVNAELMWGYIIEQKHLFTTDYRTVIKYINDGPFTPGMPQESPSRTGIWIGWQIVKEYMAKHPKYSINQLMLENDYATLLRESAYQP